A window of the Radiobacillus deserti genome harbors these coding sequences:
- a CDS encoding Ger(x)C family spore germination protein, translating into MKKLILLWFLFLVVIVLLTGCYDKRELEQQSYVIAVGVDKAEDKKFKFTFQIANPEVGSMITGGGSKEEADEIVSVTANDLITAANTANSTVTKEITLDHSKVIVVSEELAKSGDLLRFMQSTTRTTQIRPGVQLVVSKEKAETFIKSNNPTLETRPHKYYQFMLNRAHETGIIPNSDIHRFFQITEGDADLFLAIYATAEKKKEDIKEEGKEDEFIAGQIPVDGQNPVEFMGSAVFKEGIMIDTLDGQETRLANVFDVTLNMQDLASTYDDPLAKEYDISASYVQRRDPKIDVQYHKNKPTVIHVTVPFSIEVLAIPSLINYAEDQEKQEILRKSISNNLEEKAQKLIKKTQEDYGAEPFYWSLYVRKYFLSIPEYEEADWNKKIYPDAEIHVDFQLNMIEFGKIMSDTDLDETRD; encoded by the coding sequence ATGAAAAAACTAATTCTTTTATGGTTCCTTTTCCTAGTTGTGATTGTTTTATTGACAGGCTGTTACGATAAAAGAGAGTTAGAACAGCAATCTTACGTCATCGCGGTTGGAGTAGATAAAGCCGAGGATAAAAAATTTAAATTTACATTTCAAATTGCAAATCCAGAAGTAGGTTCCATGATAACGGGAGGAGGAAGCAAAGAAGAAGCTGATGAAATTGTCTCGGTCACTGCCAATGACCTTATAACAGCGGCCAACACTGCGAATTCAACCGTCACAAAGGAGATAACATTAGATCATTCCAAAGTTATTGTTGTTTCAGAAGAACTTGCTAAATCCGGAGACTTATTACGTTTTATGCAATCGACCACTCGTACTACACAAATAAGACCTGGTGTGCAACTCGTAGTGTCTAAGGAAAAAGCAGAAACATTTATTAAAAGCAATAACCCCACATTGGAAACAAGACCACATAAATATTATCAATTTATGTTAAATCGAGCACATGAAACGGGGATTATTCCTAATTCAGATATCCACCGCTTCTTTCAAATAACAGAAGGGGATGCTGATTTATTTTTAGCAATATATGCAACAGCAGAGAAAAAAAAGGAAGACATTAAGGAGGAAGGGAAAGAGGATGAATTTATAGCTGGTCAAATACCTGTAGATGGTCAAAATCCTGTTGAATTTATGGGATCCGCAGTTTTCAAGGAAGGGATTATGATTGATACTCTTGATGGACAAGAAACCAGATTAGCTAATGTGTTTGACGTTACCCTTAACATGCAAGATTTGGCATCCACCTATGACGATCCTCTTGCAAAGGAGTATGATATTTCTGCTAGTTATGTTCAACGGCGTGATCCTAAAATTGACGTTCAATATCACAAAAATAAACCAACTGTGATTCATGTAACCGTTCCTTTTTCTATAGAGGTATTGGCCATTCCAAGTTTAATAAACTATGCAGAGGACCAAGAAAAGCAGGAAATACTGCGCAAATCCATTTCAAACAATTTAGAAGAAAAAGCGCAAAAATTGATAAAAAAAACACAAGAAGACTACGGTGCAGAACCGTTTTATTGGTCTCTTTATGTAAGAAAGTACTTTCTTTCTATTCCAGAGTATGAAGAAGCAGACTGGAATAAAAAGATATACCCAGATGCAGAAATCCATGTGGATTTCCAACTGAATATGATAGAGTTTGGAAAAATAATGAGTGATACAGATTTAGATGAAACGAGGGATTAA
- a CDS encoding GerAB/ArcD/ProY family transporter: MKQVGRLTTKEFAAMIILMVGLKIADTTPALLADKVHNALWLIPLVSFLIVLPSLAILLHLLNKYNAENSIDLIEKILGKKIGKVTGCILFLISFMLMTVDSRNYVEQINLLYFPNSPSIIVFVVFMLTCFLGAKRGFETIGSTAWIVIPYIKFSAALLAVLVIGKGIWMRIFPIFGTGLDEVLTQGVLKSSLFFDIYLLTMAFSSLKSKKDFFRGTVIGSGFVVVEIIFFYSLYATLFDYKSIANVAFPFYEVTQYVNLGEYLTNVETFFMVFWLMAAFIRFIMFLYFTSWVFGVVFNIKEFEPLILPIAFFVVALGIIPDNELFNELMVRNNLLNYTTPVLIGLPLILWLVSLFRRNEKK; this comes from the coding sequence ATGAAGCAGGTAGGTCGACTAACTACAAAGGAATTTGCCGCCATGATTATTTTAATGGTCGGCTTAAAGATTGCTGATACGACTCCTGCTTTATTAGCGGACAAGGTGCACAATGCATTATGGCTAATCCCTTTAGTTTCTTTTCTAATTGTGCTTCCTTCGCTCGCGATTCTACTCCATCTTCTTAATAAATATAATGCTGAAAACTCTATCGATTTAATTGAAAAAATTTTAGGAAAGAAAATTGGGAAAGTTACTGGTTGTATTTTATTTCTGATAAGCTTCATGCTTATGACTGTTGATAGTAGGAATTATGTAGAACAAATTAACCTTCTCTATTTTCCAAACTCACCATCCATTATTGTATTTGTTGTCTTTATGCTAACTTGTTTCTTGGGAGCTAAGCGAGGGTTCGAAACCATTGGTTCTACAGCATGGATTGTCATCCCTTACATCAAATTTTCAGCTGCGTTACTCGCCGTCCTCGTGATAGGAAAGGGAATATGGATGCGGATATTTCCTATATTTGGAACTGGTTTAGACGAAGTTCTTACACAAGGTGTCTTAAAATCCTCCCTATTCTTTGATATTTATCTATTGACTATGGCCTTCTCATCCCTAAAGTCTAAAAAAGACTTCTTTCGAGGGACAGTTATTGGCTCTGGCTTTGTAGTGGTAGAAATTATATTCTTTTATAGTTTGTACGCTACCTTATTTGATTACAAATCTATTGCAAATGTAGCCTTTCCTTTTTATGAGGTCACGCAGTACGTCAATCTCGGAGAATATTTAACAAATGTAGAGACTTTTTTTATGGTATTTTGGCTCATGGCTGCCTTTATTCGGTTTATTATGTTTCTTTATTTCACTTCTTGGGTTTTTGGTGTCGTGTTCAATATTAAGGAATTTGAACCACTTATTTTACCAATTGCATTCTTTGTAGTTGCTCTGGGAATTATTCCAGATAATGAATTGTTTAATGAACTAATGGTTCGAAATAATTTACTCAATTACACAACACCTGTACTTATAGGTTTACCCCTTATTCTTTGGCTAGTGTCCCTTTTTAGGAGGAATGAAAAGAAATGA
- a CDS encoding spore germination protein: MIRNRVVRRSKSVQQAGQKQSTKLYQDYLQNTDHIKQLFSYGVNRDFTFREITAKGLQKKVTLFFYGSIVDSTKIDQGIIRPLLEQDGQKLESVITLEQMKCLEDFESVTENINSGKAVLIVEQSNVAYGIDVSNFQHRSIGKAENEGVIKGPKEAFTESANVNLSLIRKRFHDKQLIAEGIEVGERSKQQVTLLYIGDVINKETLQNIRKRLKAINTDNVRNVELLEQHIEERPYSIFPSLLYTERPDRAAAYIEDGFFVILMDNSSSCLILPATFWSFIHSPEDRYLSFMFGNFSRLVRLLAFFTAMFVSAFYIAITNYHSEMIPPDLLLAITSARERVPFPLVIEVLIMEAAFELIREAGIRIPSPLGPTIGIVGALILGQAAVQANIVSPIVVIIVALSGLSSFAVANIDMNYTVRISRYLFMLAASFFGIFSLTAAFLLWIMYLVSIKSFGVSFLAPMSPNYQSSEDTIFRKLLKNEKYRPGQLEPQDMKKKQEGRD, from the coding sequence GTGATTCGGAATAGAGTTGTACGAAGGTCTAAATCAGTGCAACAGGCTGGACAAAAACAATCGACCAAATTGTACCAAGACTACCTACAAAATACTGATCACATCAAGCAGCTTTTTTCTTATGGAGTGAATCGCGACTTTACTTTTAGAGAAATTACTGCAAAAGGACTTCAGAAAAAGGTAACCCTCTTTTTTTATGGGTCTATTGTCGACTCTACAAAAATTGATCAAGGGATTATTCGTCCTTTACTTGAGCAGGACGGACAAAAACTGGAATCAGTCATTACATTAGAACAGATGAAGTGTTTAGAAGACTTTGAGTCCGTTACAGAAAATATTAATAGTGGAAAGGCTGTCCTAATCGTAGAACAGAGTAATGTGGCCTATGGCATTGATGTATCGAATTTTCAGCATAGATCCATTGGGAAGGCAGAAAATGAAGGTGTAATCAAAGGGCCGAAAGAAGCATTTACAGAATCTGCAAATGTAAATCTATCACTGATTCGAAAAAGATTTCATGATAAACAACTTATTGCAGAAGGAATTGAAGTAGGGGAACGGTCTAAACAGCAAGTGACTCTTTTATATATAGGTGATGTTATAAACAAAGAAACCCTCCAAAATATAAGAAAGAGATTAAAGGCTATTAACACCGATAATGTCCGTAATGTTGAACTTTTAGAACAACATATAGAAGAAAGGCCGTATTCCATTTTCCCGTCCCTTCTTTATACAGAACGGCCGGACAGAGCAGCTGCCTATATAGAAGATGGTTTTTTCGTGATCTTGATGGACAATAGTTCGTCCTGTCTTATTTTACCGGCTACCTTTTGGTCGTTTATTCATTCTCCTGAAGACCGCTATTTAAGTTTTATGTTCGGAAATTTTTCTAGGTTGGTTCGGCTGTTGGCGTTTTTCACAGCTATGTTTGTATCAGCCTTCTACATAGCGATTACAAATTATCACAGTGAAATGATACCACCAGATTTATTACTTGCTATAACTAGTGCACGGGAAAGGGTTCCCTTCCCATTAGTTATAGAAGTATTAATCATGGAAGCAGCCTTTGAGTTAATACGGGAAGCAGGAATACGAATTCCTAGCCCGTTAGGACCTACTATCGGGATAGTTGGGGCACTAATTCTCGGTCAAGCAGCTGTACAAGCAAACATTGTGAGTCCAATTGTTGTCATAATCGTTGCACTTTCTGGACTATCGTCCTTTGCGGTTGCCAATATTGACATGAATTATACCGTTCGTATATCGAGATACCTTTTTATGCTTGCTGCATCCTTTTTTGGCATTTTCTCTTTAACTGCAGCTTTTTTACTTTGGATTATGTATTTAGTCTCTATAAAATCGTTTGGAGTATCTTTCTTAGCACCAATGTCCCCTAACTACCAGTCTTCAGAAGATACAATCTTTAGAAAGCTCTTAAAGAACGAAAAATATAGACCAGGCCAATTAGAGCCACAAGATATGAAGAAGAAACAGGAAGGAAGGGATTAG
- a CDS encoding YceI family protein, giving the protein MAQTKFKVDPSHSSIDFSVKHMMVSKVKGTFHDFEASIVADPTDLTTADIEVKVDIKSVDTRNEQRDEHLRSADFFDPENHPKMIFKSTNVKKTGEDEYELTGDLSIAGTTKSETFKVTFEGQGQDPWGNQVFGFSAEGKINRSDYGITYNAALETGGVLIGDEIKISIELEATPEA; this is encoded by the coding sequence ATGGCACAAACAAAATTTAAAGTAGACCCGTCGCACTCAAGTATTGACTTCTCCGTAAAACATATGATGGTTTCCAAAGTAAAAGGAACGTTTCACGACTTTGAGGCAAGCATCGTAGCAGATCCGACAGACTTAACTACTGCAGATATTGAAGTGAAAGTAGACATTAAAAGTGTGGACACTCGCAACGAACAACGTGATGAGCACTTACGCTCCGCAGATTTCTTTGACCCAGAAAATCACCCGAAAATGATTTTCAAATCTACGAATGTGAAAAAAACTGGGGAAGATGAATATGAATTAACTGGCGATTTAAGCATCGCCGGTACAACAAAATCTGAAACTTTCAAAGTTACTTTTGAAGGACAAGGGCAAGATCCTTGGGGAAATCAAGTATTCGGTTTCAGCGCAGAAGGTAAAATTAACCGTAGTGACTATGGCATAACGTATAACGCTGCTTTAGAAACTGGCGGCGTATTAATCGGGGACGAAATTAAAATTAGTATCGAGCTTGAAGCAACTCCAGAAGCATAG